The following are encoded together in the Corticium candelabrum chromosome 1, ooCorCand1.1, whole genome shotgun sequence genome:
- the LOC134186075 gene encoding uncharacterized protein LOC134186075 produces MAKRIRVTRHVVLVWSSVVMSATCWKDATSCHACPIKLGTVQNLIAHVVKSCTELVTPSNGQKDSSDTSCGTTVMFSCRECYDLVGYNQSSCLPNQTWSSEAPNCSLKFCPALVAPANGSKNSNDTSCGSSVEFSCDECYELEGHRVLTCLVDNTWSSKEPNCTLKSCPALRIPINGEKDSNDTVCGAVVGFRCNECHEVQGHNQLSCLPNRTWSGEEPNCTYVHCPALEVPSNGSILHLTDSYRCGSAVWYECENGFELLGTAYRDCVTSGQWRGIAPFCQRVSKLSVELLEAWSYMPVMPAVVSIRVIDSEAVTLYQRISATENIVLIVVPPNTYLLISVEADGYLPSSASYYTHHLSVNNLPIYMQRQADTVSIGVVSSSDINVTFPDFGFRFIKLYVPFGSLDVDVRSELNFTITSVNLTASLHGVPHLIGVTDKNQLSRVNLDAYVAVHVTAGPTLTSLNINLLSSVWLYVPFVVDRFSDQLSVWFYNESSGIWQNSGKAVVMKQTLMLEITQFGWWAAAVEWPQTSCTSVVVSRTSSHGSSPTPLTGSVISLSGVDYTYFSVRGTDAAGVACMEQKRDSLSVVQVENKQFGVRSGPIFVTSLNHSQCDEGRWLNSRILQLNCTKLEILFASCGSLPSPINGSVIQPSVVSVLGDVHQPAITSFTCNVGYELSGISERVCLENGSWSGSQPTCKLVECDELPNPLNGKRYGENRIYQSTVIFSCGLGYFLNGSSNRTCQADGTWSGHETICHPRDCGEFPELQNGRIIGNKTVFSNVLTFVCDEGYEISGSSISKCQANGLWSSPSVHCSAVDCGNLDDIRNGRKIGTANTTLGFEVMFECNPCYELEGSTTRTCQANSTWSGTEPSCNIIYCSPLEEIQTGERMGDETICSASVEFKCDTGYRLSGSSIRTCLEDRTWSGQQPTCDLVFCEELSSSSVGLIKMGNETVVFSEVLFGCNQCFELKGHSNLTCLDNGQWSADQPTCDLIHCPNLPIPENGIKTRNETSCGVVEEFVCKSRYELVGPAKRVCLTNGSWSDEQPVCRVVDCGDLDPVENSLPTIGNTTTLGSVKKFECKDCFELIGSQTVTCLLTGSWNDSPPTCNLIMCPPLFDHVNGITNGASARCDSTVTFSCFAGYKLIGNSNISCLQSGQWSGSQPQCIEVNECISSPCQNGATCIDEVDGYRCFCSAGYHGILCETPTVDGSCAVEDCHAFVKVSNLGFFCGGTSYIEEFMFPLCKFIANPGTSRPARDWASSTWNCLVRVAAQELDAVYGGYQPDEPLFWECQAFERQLFATQQSCIKEALCDTLFTVDDAYSIADVMESSAFYRDQNVKQTLSLLTDCGQDNSNLASLRGEMLRRGFVLCFTGESEEAKAETVQQALQLIDSATDGGGVIQELQSVTDLCTSSRSESALTIALLSNGTGAVSQESLCNSLPSTLASAILRCPQCGNGVLELPAEACDDRNNENRDGCSSVCAIESGFFCDTIPWHTTSCRHFDIDLNKFDNSTRNRSVVIFYGDEVVFIVDNETLDASDYGNDDWERIKLTLEWAADVREEKLAYLSSLDRAVSAGRLTAMEKDALFTSAVERNDTMNSRVRLDIIRKSGEQLNLTHVLLALSYQNKGQADHIPRLMLIEVLDLNGISASPVGFTVTYVGLNANAPVIDIKENRQRFIAGSSDLLRVTGASLNVSDSDHEYYPMQWGRVTIVEAGTEEHLYLADEISPITVVTKQNGTVIELEGSASTEVYTDVLNNVFYFNWEIDKTEATETIIKFEVSDGVHVSFFIVVISVGMSQTRSLHQIIREHGVFICVTSDLTGFLYVLQT; encoded by the exons ATGGCGAAACGAATTCGAGTGACACGTCATGTGGTACTAGTGTGGAGTTCAGTTGTCATGAGTGCTACATGCTGGAAGGACGCAACCAGCTGTCATGCCTGCCCAATAAAACTTGGGACAGTGCAGAACCTAATTGCACATGTTG TGAAATCTTGCACTGAGCTTGTTACTCCATCTAATGGACAGAAGGATTCTAGCGACACTTCATGTGGTACTACTGTAATGTTTAGCTGCCGTGAATGTTATGACTTGGTCGGATACAATCAGTCGTCTTGTTTGCCGAATCAAACATGGAGCAGTGAAGCACCAAATTGCTCTC TGAAGTTTTGTCCTGCACTTGTGGCACCTGCTAATGGAAGCAAGAATTCAAATGACACGTCATGTGGCAGTTCTGTAGAATTTAGCTGTGATGAGTGTTATGAGCTTGAAGGACACCGCGTGCTAACTTGTCTTGTTGACAATACATGGAGCAGTAAAGAACCTAACTGCACAC TGAAATCATGTCCAGCTCTTAGAATACCTATTAATGGCGAAAAAGATTCAAATGACACCGTGTGTGGAGCTGTAGTTGGATTTCGCTGTAACGAGTGTCATGAGGTTCAAGGACACAATCAACTGTCTTGCTTGCCTAATAGAACATGGAGTGGAGAGGAACCCAATTGCACAt ATGTTCATTGTCCTGCTCTTGAAGTACCTAGTAATGGATCAATATTACATCTAACTGATAGTTATCGTTGTGGTTCTGCTGTTTGGTATGAATGTGAAAATGGATTTGAGTTGCTGGGGACAGCATATCGTGATTGTGTTACATCAGGACAATGGCGCGGAATTGCACCATTTTGCCAAC GTGTCTCCAAATTGAGTGTAGAGTTGTTAGAGGCATGGAGCTATATGCCTGTCATGCCGGCAGTGGTGTCTATTCGAGTTATAGACAGTGAGGCTGTTACTTTGTATCAACGCATCAGTGCTACAGAAAACATTGTGCTGATCGTTGTTCCACCTAATACATACTTGCTTATTAGTGTAGAAGCTGATGGATATCTGCCCAGTAGTGCTTCATATTATACTCATCATCTATCTG TGAACAATTTACCAATTTATATGCAACGACAGGCAGACACTGTATCTATTGGTGTCGTGTCTAGTTCTGACATCAATGTCACATTTCCTGATTTTGGTTTTCGTTTTATAAAACTCTATGTTCCTTTTGGTTCTTTGGATGTAGATGTTAGAAGTGAACTGAATTTTACAATCACTTCTGTCAACCTCACAGCTTCTTTGCATGGTGTACCACACTTGATTGGTGTGACCGACAAGAATCAGTTGTCTCGGGTGAACCTGGATGCTTATGTGGCAGTTCATGTGACTGCTGGACCTACTCTTACTTCTCTAAACATCAATTTGCTGAGCTCAGTGTGGTTGTACGTTCCATTTGTGGTTGATCGTTTTAGTGATCAGCTTTCTGTCTGGTTTTACAATGAGAGTTCTGGAATATGGCAAAATTCAGGCAAAGCTGTTGTCATGAAGCAGACATTGATGTTGGAAATTACTCAGTTTGGCTGGTGGGCTGCGGCTGTTGAATGGCCCCAGACTAGCTGTACGTCAGTAGTTGTCAGTAGAACTTCATCACACGGGAGCTCACCGACTCCATTGACTGGAAGTGTTATTTCTTTGTCTGGTGTAGACTACACTTATTTTAGTGTTAGAGGAACTGATGCTGCTGGAGTTGCTTGCATGGAGCAGAAAAGAGATAGTTTGAGTGTTGTCCAAGTTGAAAATAAGCAAtttggtgtcaggagtggACCTATTTTTGTAACAAGTCTGAATCATAGTCAATGTGATGAAGGAAGATGGTTGAATAGCAGAATCTTACAGTTGAATTGCACCAAACTTGAAATTTTAT TTGCTAGTTGTGGCTCTCTTCCAAGTCCAATTAATGGTAGTGTAATTCAACCATCTGTGGTGTCTGTGCTGGGAGATGTGCACCAACCTGCCATTACATCATTTACGTGTAATGTGGGATATGAGTTATCAGGAATTTCAGAGAGAGTGTGTTTGGAAAACGGTTCATGGAGTGGTTCTCAACCTACATGCAAAT TGGTAGAATGTGATGAACTCCCTAATCCTCTTAATGGCAAAAGATATGGTGAAAATCGAATTTATCAATCCACAGTCATTTTCTCCTGTGGTTTGGGTTATTTTTTGAATGGATCATCTAATCGTACATGCCAAGCTGATGGCACATGGAGTGGACATGAAACCATATGCCATc CAAGAGATTGTGGCGAATTTCCTGAACTGCAGAATGGCCGAATAATAGGAAACAAAACGGTGTTCTCTAATGTTCTTACATTTGTTTGTGATGAGGGATATGAAATTTCTGGTTCCTCAATATCTAAATGTCAGGCAAATGGATTGTGGAGCTCACCTAGTGTCCATTGTAGTG CTGTGGATTGTGGCAATCTTGATGACATTAGAAATGGCAGGAAGATAGGAACTGCAAACACTACATTGGGCTTTGAAGTAATGTTTGAGTGTAACCCGTGTTATGAGCTGGAAGgatcaacaacaagaacatgCCAGGCTAATAGTACTTGGAGTGGTACAGAACCTTCTTGCAATA TAATTTATTGCTCTCCACTAGAAGAAATTCAGACAGGAGAAAGAATGGGAGACGAAACAATTTGCTCAGCAAGTGTTGAATTTAAATGTGATACAGGGTATAGACTGAGTGGCTCCAGTATTCGAACGTGTCTAGAAGACAGAACATGGAGTGGGCAACAGCCAACTTGTGACT TGGTTTTCTGTGAAGAACTATCATCTTCAAGTGTTGGCTTAATTAAGATGGGCAATGAGACAGTTGTTTTTTCTGAAGTTTTATTTGGCTGTAACCAATGCTTTGAGTTGAAAGGACATAGCAATCTTACTTGTCTTGATAATGGCCAGTGGAGTGCAGACCAACCCACATGTGACT TAATTCATTGTCCAAACTTGCCAATTCCAGAAAACGGCATAAAGACTAGGAATGAAACAAGCTGTGGTGTTGTGGAAGAATTTGTTTGTAAAAGTCGTTATGAGCTTGTAGGTCCAGCCAAAAGAGTCTGCCTGACAAATGGTAGTTGGTCTGATGAGCAGCCAGTATGCAGAG TTGTCGATTGTGGCGATCTTGATCCTGTGGAGAATAGTTTGCCTACTATTGGCAACACTACAACATTGGGATCTGTGAAGAAGTTTGAGTGCAAAGATTGTTTTGAACTTATTGGCTCTCAAACAGTGACGTGTCTATTGACAGGGTCTTGGAACGACTCACCTCCAACATGCAATC TTATTATGTGTCCACCATTGTTTGATCATGTGAATGGCATCACAAATGGAGCATCAGCTCGTTGTGATTCGACTgttacatttagttgtttTGCTGGATATAAATTGATCGGCAATAGCAACATCTCATGCTTGCAAAGTGGCCAGTGGTCTGGCTCTCAGCCACAGTGCATTG AGGTGAATGAATGTATCTCATCTCCGTGTCAGAATGGAGCAACATGTATTGATGAAGTTGATGGCTACAGGTGTTTCTGTTCTGCTGGATATCACGGAATTCTGTGTGAAACAC CTACTGTCGATGGTTCATGTGCTGTGGAAGATTGCCATGCATTTGTTAAAGTTTCAAATTTGGGTTTCTTTTGTGGTGGAACTTCGTACATTGAAGAATTTATGTTTCCACTGTGCAAGTTTATTGCTAATCCGGGTACTAGCAGACCAGCTAGAGATTGGGCAAGTAGCACATGGAATTGTTTGGTGAGAGTTGCTGCACAAGAACTTGACGCTGTGTATGGTGGGTATCAGCCAGACGAACCCTTGTTTTGGGAATGTCAAGCATTTGAAAGACAGCTGTTTGCCACTCAGCAGAGTTGTATTAAAGAAGCCTTATGCGACACTCTGTTTACTGTAGATGATGCTTATAGCATAGCTGATGTGATGGAATCATCAGCATTTTATCGTGATCAGAATGTGAAGCAGACATTGTCTTTACTGACTGATTGTGGGCAAGACAATAGCAATTTGGCTTCATTGAGAGGTGAGATGTTGAGAAGAGGGTTTGTGCTCTGTTTTACTGGTGAAAGTGAAGAAGCTAAAGCAGAAACTGTGCAACAGGCATTGCAGTTGATTGATTCTGCTActgatggtggtggtgtgaTTCAGGAGCTACAAAGTGTTACTGATTTGTGTACTTCATCCAGAAGCGAGTCTGCACTGACCATAGCTTTGTTAAGCAATGGAACAGGTGCAGTGAGTCAGGAAAGTCTTTGTAATAGTCTGCCTTCTACCTTGGCGTCTGCGATTCTGCGTTGTCCTCAGTGTGGCAATGGTGTGTTGGAACTACCAGCAGAAGCATGTGATGATAGAAATAATGAAAATAGGGATGGCTGCTCATCTGTGTGTGCCATCGAAAGTGGATTTTTCTGTGATACAATACCTTGGCATACCACTAGTTGCAGACATTTTGACATTGACTTGAACAAGTTTGACAATTCAACTAGGAACAGATCCGTTGTCATCTTCTATGGTGATGAGGTTGTATTTATTGTTGATAATGAAACCTTGGATGCAAGTGATTATGGAAATGAT GATTGGGAGAGGATCAAACTTACTTTGGAATGGGCAGCTGATGTTCGGGAAGAGAAA CTTGCTTATTTGTCATCTCTTGACAGAGCAGTTTCTGCAGGTAGACTTACTGCTATGGAGAAGGATGCTCTTTTCACTTCTGCAGTGGAGAGAAATGACACAATGAATTCACGAGTGAGATT AGATATTATTCGAAAATCAGGTGAACAGCTTAATTTGACTCACGTCTTACTGGCTTTGTCCTACCAAAACAAAGGGCAGGCAGATCACATTCCAAG ATTGATGTTGATTGAGGTACTAGACTTGAATGGCATTTCTGCTTCACCAGTTGGATTTACTGTGACCTATGTTGGTCTTAATGCCAATGCACCTGTTATTGACATTAAAG AAAATAGGCAAAGGTTTATAGCAGGTAGCAGTGACTTGCTGCGTGTTACTGGTGCCAGTTTGAATGTGTCTGACTCTGACCATGAATA TTATCCTATGCAATGGGGTAGGGTTACTATTGTTGAAGCAGGTACTGAAGAGCATCTCTACCTTGCAGATGAAA